In Endozoicomonas sp. GU-1, one DNA window encodes the following:
- a CDS encoding nuclear transport factor 2 family protein, translating into MANDIRNVLHTFNDAFSNQRLDEVMDYFADECEFREMNGHTARGKQQVRKAINFAFSGVYGKLTFIEKSMLIDEQKKTASFAWYCQHDMLPVEGMSFTKKLIAALIKLRFGQSFHWEGMDYFVFDDDLNIVSKQSYGRAAIPKFVRGVAPR; encoded by the coding sequence ATGGCAAATGATATACGCAATGTATTGCACACCTTTAACGATGCGTTTTCCAATCAGCGCCTGGATGAGGTCATGGACTATTTTGCCGATGAGTGTGAATTTCGGGAGATGAATGGCCACACTGCCCGTGGCAAACAGCAAGTCCGCAAAGCCATTAACTTTGCCTTCAGCGGCGTGTACGGCAAACTGACCTTTATTGAAAAAAGCATGCTGATTGATGAGCAAAAGAAAACCGCCAGTTTTGCCTGGTATTGCCAGCACGATATGCTACCAGTAGAAGGCATGTCGTTTACCAAAAAATTAATTGCCGCATTGATCAAACTTCGTTTTGGCCAATCGTTTCACTGGGAAGGCATGGACTATTTTGTATTTGACGACGATTTAAACATTGTCAGCAAACAGAGTTATGGCCGTGCGGCGATACCTAAATTTGTCCGAGGTGTTGCTCCGCGCTAA
- a CDS encoding accessory factor UbiK family protein: MIDKAALINTIAAKAGELFNGDKSQTREDIEKNIKALVGSALSKLELVTRDEFDTQVAVLKHTRERLEALEKRWKHLKQIKKCRKTVAIKSNDNQQSR, encoded by the coding sequence ATGATCGATAAAGCCGCCCTGATTAATACCATCGCCGCCAAAGCCGGTGAACTCTTTAACGGTGACAAAAGCCAGACCCGGGAAGATATCGAAAAAAATATCAAGGCACTGGTGGGCAGTGCCCTGTCAAAACTGGAGCTGGTCACCCGTGATGAGTTTGATACCCAGGTTGCTGTTCTGAAGCACACCCGTGAGCGCCTTGAAGCGCTGGAAAAGAGATGGAAGCATTTAAAGCAGATCAAGAAGTGCCGGAAGACAGTTGCAATAAAAAGCAACGATAACCAGCAAAGCCGGTAG
- a CDS encoding YifB family Mg chelatase-like AAA ATPase encodes MPSTLAQVYTRANQGIRAPAVSVEVHLSQGLPGLNIVGLPEAAVRESKDRVRSALINSGYEFPDGRITVNLAPADLPKEGGRFDLPIALGILVASGQLPGEALEDREFLGELALSGHLRPVRAVLPASLACKDINRALILPEQNASVAAMVSSVTIIGTRSLPEVCAFLLEKTRIEPAKPDHNSFTTNYPDLADVRGQEQAKRALLIAATGSHHLLLFGPPGTGKTMLASRLPGLLPPLTESEALDVAAIHSLTSSSMDTLWQRPFRTPHHSSSSVSLVGGGSIPQPGEISFAHHGVLFLDEMPEFARAALEILREPLENGEVVITRAKGQERFPARFQLVGAMNPCPCGYLGDSQRTCRCSPDQIRRYRNKLSGPLLDRIDLQIEVPSQTIQTMMEPAVQDNDETGSEQLRELVINARKRQHARQGKINCQLSSRELFEVCALGEKEKELITRASAQLQISTRGLHRILRVARTIADLAGSASVLSPHLGEALQYRQLDRQSLE; translated from the coding sequence ATGCCTTCAACACTGGCGCAGGTTTACACTCGGGCAAATCAGGGCATCCGTGCACCTGCGGTTTCGGTAGAAGTCCATCTTTCTCAGGGCCTGCCCGGTTTGAATATTGTCGGCCTGCCGGAAGCGGCGGTTCGCGAGAGTAAGGACCGGGTGCGCAGTGCACTTATTAATAGTGGCTATGAATTTCCCGATGGTCGCATCACGGTGAATTTAGCCCCGGCCGACCTCCCGAAAGAAGGCGGCCGCTTTGATCTGCCCATTGCCCTGGGCATTCTGGTGGCTTCGGGACAACTGCCGGGTGAGGCTCTTGAAGATAGGGAGTTCCTTGGTGAGCTGGCGCTTTCTGGCCACCTTCGCCCTGTCCGGGCGGTGCTTCCTGCTTCATTAGCCTGCAAAGACATCAACAGGGCATTGATTCTTCCAGAGCAGAATGCCTCTGTTGCCGCCATGGTCAGCAGCGTCACGATTATTGGCACCCGCAGTCTCCCGGAGGTTTGCGCTTTCCTGCTGGAAAAGACGCGGATTGAACCGGCAAAACCCGACCACAACAGTTTTACAACAAACTATCCAGACCTGGCGGATGTCCGGGGGCAGGAGCAAGCCAAAAGAGCGTTACTGATTGCCGCTACCGGCTCGCACCACCTGCTCCTCTTTGGTCCACCCGGTACCGGGAAAACCATGCTGGCCAGTCGTCTGCCCGGATTGCTGCCACCGCTGACAGAGAGCGAAGCCCTTGATGTGGCCGCAATTCATTCACTCACATCCAGCTCCATGGACACCCTCTGGCAGCGCCCTTTTCGCACACCGCACCACTCCTCTTCATCGGTTTCGCTGGTGGGCGGTGGCAGCATACCGCAACCGGGGGAGATCTCTTTTGCCCATCACGGTGTTCTGTTTCTGGATGAAATGCCGGAGTTTGCCCGCGCGGCCCTGGAAATACTCAGAGAGCCCCTGGAAAATGGTGAGGTAGTCATCACCAGGGCCAAAGGTCAGGAGCGTTTTCCAGCCCGATTCCAGCTGGTTGGTGCCATGAACCCCTGCCCCTGTGGTTACCTGGGTGATAGTCAGCGAACCTGCCGGTGTTCACCGGACCAGATCAGACGCTACCGGAACAAATTATCCGGGCCATTACTGGATCGTATTGACCTTCAGATTGAGGTGCCATCCCAGACTATCCAAACCATGATGGAACCTGCTGTTCAGGACAACGATGAAACCGGTTCAGAACAGCTGAGAGAGCTGGTGATCAATGCCCGGAAGAGACAGCACGCCAGACAGGGAAAAATCAACTGCCAACTGTCGTCCAGGGAATTGTTTGAAGTGTGTGCGCTGGGTGAAAAGGAGAAAGAGCTGATCACCAGGGCATCCGCACAACTGCAAATTTCAACCCGAGGGCTGCATCGGATTTTACGAGTGGCCAGAACCATTGCTGACCTTGCTGGCAGTGCCTCGGTGCTAAGCCCACACCTGGGCGAAGCCCTGCAATATCGACAGTTGGATCGTCAGTCACTGGAATAG
- a CDS encoding MBL fold metallo-hydrolase, which translates to MKWKIIEALPKKVSIPVVDDDYSVFEHSDKSLTSWIGHATFLIRHQGMNIITDPHFSERASPVQWAGPRRYSPPAIDIAALPHVDVVVISHDHYDHLDRNSVLAIQKKQKDNPPLFMLPLGLGQWFSKHGIANWVELDWWESHTHRGWTYTAVPCQHFSGRSIFPDRTLWCGWVFEAATEAAEPGKRFYFAGDTGYSSDFKAIGEHFGYMDMAMVPIGAYEPRWFMKEIHVNPEEAVHIHNDVGSRLSLAMHWGSFMLTNEPMLQPPEDLQLAKQQHGVADNDFIVIKPGKITALFEQ; encoded by the coding sequence TTGAAATGGAAAATCATCGAGGCACTGCCGAAGAAAGTTTCTATTCCGGTGGTAGACGATGATTATTCGGTCTTTGAGCATTCCGATAAATCCCTGACCAGCTGGATTGGTCATGCGACCTTTTTAATTCGCCACCAGGGGATGAATATCATTACCGACCCACACTTTTCTGAACGGGCATCTCCTGTACAGTGGGCTGGCCCCAGGCGCTACTCTCCACCAGCGATCGATATTGCTGCCTTACCCCACGTGGATGTGGTGGTAATTTCTCACGACCATTACGACCATCTTGATCGAAACTCAGTATTAGCCATCCAGAAAAAACAAAAAGACAATCCACCCCTGTTTATGCTGCCCCTGGGCTTAGGCCAATGGTTCAGCAAACATGGTATAGCTAACTGGGTCGAGCTGGATTGGTGGGAATCCCATACCCATCGCGGCTGGACATACACGGCAGTACCTTGTCAGCACTTCAGTGGCCGTTCAATATTTCCGGATCGAACGCTCTGGTGTGGCTGGGTATTTGAAGCGGCGACTGAAGCAGCTGAACCGGGTAAACGCTTTTATTTTGCCGGGGATACTGGCTACAGTTCAGATTTTAAAGCCATTGGTGAGCACTTCGGCTACATGGATATGGCCATGGTGCCGATTGGTGCCTACGAGCCACGCTGGTTTATGAAAGAGATCCATGTCAATCCGGAAGAAGCCGTGCATATCCACAACGATGTTGGCTCACGCCTGTCGCTGGCAATGCACTGGGGCAGCTTTATGCTAACCAATGAGCCGATGTTGCAACCACCGGAAGATCTGCAGCTCGCCAAACAGCAGCATGGCGTTGCCGATAACGACTTTATTGTGATCAAACCCGGAAAGATTACGGCTTTATTTGAGCAATAA
- a CDS encoding PTS transporter subunit EIIC gives MVLSLTDNDGVSSLAAIVGYVVLLATMGVMANTLGIETKSIMGIASIDTGVFGGILVGILASIMFNRFYKIQLPEYLGFFAGKRFVPIITAFAAIVMGVALSFIWPPIGNAIDAFGNYAVEGNPVTMGFVYGFIERLLIPFGLHHIWNVPFQSQMGEFVTASGVVVNGDIPRFFAGDPTAGFLAGGFLFKMFGLPAAAIAMWRSAKTENQKVVGGIMMSAALTSFLTGITEPIEFSFLFVAPILYGIHALLAGIAFVITNFFEIRMGGSFSHGLIDYALSFSIGTKPAMILVWGLAYAALYYTVFTLAIKMFNLRTPGREQEAEAANTAEVGSELARKLFIAFGGQRNIKSIDACITRLRITVDRPENVDVEAIKALGATAVLVVGQNMQAIFGPRSDQIKTEMNELMKSGQAPETGELALA, from the coding sequence GTGGTACTCAGCCTGACGGATAACGATGGTGTTTCTTCTCTGGCAGCGATTGTAGGCTATGTGGTTCTGCTCGCTACCATGGGGGTTATGGCCAACACGCTGGGTATCGAAACCAAATCCATCATGGGCATCGCTTCTATTGATACCGGTGTGTTTGGCGGCATCCTGGTGGGTATTCTGGCATCGATAATGTTCAACCGCTTCTATAAAATCCAGCTGCCTGAGTATCTGGGCTTTTTTGCGGGCAAGCGCTTTGTGCCGATTATCACCGCTTTTGCTGCCATCGTAATGGGTGTGGCGCTGAGCTTTATCTGGCCCCCCATCGGTAATGCCATTGATGCTTTTGGTAATTACGCCGTTGAAGGTAATCCTGTGACCATGGGCTTTGTCTATGGCTTTATCGAGCGTCTGCTGATTCCATTTGGCCTGCACCATATCTGGAACGTACCTTTCCAGTCTCAGATGGGTGAGTTTGTCACTGCTTCTGGCGTTGTGGTGAATGGCGACATTCCACGTTTCTTTGCCGGTGACCCGACTGCAGGCTTCCTGGCGGGTGGCTTCCTGTTCAAAATGTTTGGTCTGCCAGCGGCGGCGATTGCCATGTGGCGCAGTGCAAAAACCGAAAACCAGAAAGTGGTGGGCGGTATTATGATGTCTGCGGCCCTGACCTCTTTCCTGACCGGTATTACTGAGCCTATCGAGTTCTCCTTCCTGTTTGTTGCGCCAATCCTGTACGGAATTCACGCACTGCTGGCAGGTATCGCGTTTGTGATCACCAACTTCTTCGAAATCAGAATGGGCGGCTCGTTCTCCCACGGTCTGATTGACTATGCCCTGTCATTCAGCATTGGTACCAAACCAGCCATGATTCTGGTGTGGGGCCTGGCTTACGCGGCGCTGTATTACACCGTGTTCACGCTTGCCATCAAGATGTTCAACCTGCGTACACCGGGTCGTGAACAGGAAGCAGAAGCGGCAAATACGGCTGAAGTTGGCAGTGAGCTGGCCAGAAAACTGTTCATCGCTTTTGGTGGCCAGCGCAATATCAAGAGCATTGACGCCTGTATCACCCGTCTGCGTATCACTGTGGATAGGCCTGAGAATGTGGATGTTGAAGCCATCAAGGCTCTGGGGGCCACCGCTGTGCTGGTGGTAGGCCAGAATATGCAGGCCATTTTTGGTCCACGTTCTGATCAGATCAAGACCGAGATGAACGAGCTGATGAAAAGTGGTCAGGCTCCGGAAACCGGCGAACTGGCCCTGGCCTGA
- the glnK gene encoding P-II family nitrogen regulator, translated as MKLVSAIIKPFKLDDVREALSDIGVQGITVTEVKGFGRQKGHTELYRGAEYVVDFLPKVKIEVAISDDLLDQVIEAVSNAANTGKIGDGKIFVTSLEQAIRIRTGETGIDAI; from the coding sequence ATGAAGTTAGTATCAGCCATTATCAAGCCATTCAAGCTTGATGACGTGCGGGAAGCGCTTTCTGATATCGGCGTTCAGGGTATTACTGTGACGGAGGTCAAGGGCTTTGGTCGCCAGAAAGGCCATACCGAACTGTATCGCGGTGCAGAGTATGTTGTGGACTTTCTGCCAAAGGTAAAGATTGAAGTGGCTATCTCGGATGATCTGCTGGATCAGGTGATCGAAGCAGTTTCCAATGCCGCCAATACCGGCAAAATCGGTGACGGAAAAATATTCGTGACCTCTCTGGAGCAGGCTATTCGGATCCGTACCGGAGAGACTGGCATTGACGCTATTTAA
- a CDS encoding dicarboxylate/amino acid:cation symporter, whose translation MILLIAGLFGVITGWLDLNALNQAGDVVSDLFIRMLKLISLPIIFFALVSTLSGMGEASEVKRLGGQVLKYTVITTLIAATVALVLYLFIAPAGKAGALAGATEPSGPSGSYWSYLLGVIPASFIEPFYTHNVMGVLFLALLLSAAIMALEKRQKAVLHAFFDSMFAAIMKMTGLILKLMPLAVWAFVNQFIHDLHSQKVLQDLVLYLLCVVLANIVQAGLMLPLLLKFKGISPWQTMRAMWPALTVAFFAKSSAAALPYAVDCAEKNMGVQSKVARFSLPLCITVNMNACAAFILITVLFVSQSNGVMFSPLELLSWIVIASIAAIGNAGVPMGCYMLSSAFLAAMGVPLQLLVIILPFYALIDMLESAINVWSDSCVTAMVNADLLPAVELAEGESQVDHNGSDPT comes from the coding sequence ATGATTCTACTCATAGCCGGACTGTTCGGAGTTATCACCGGATGGCTTGACCTGAATGCACTCAATCAGGCCGGTGATGTGGTATCCGACCTGTTTATACGAATGCTGAAACTGATCAGCCTCCCCATTATCTTTTTTGCCCTGGTTTCCACTCTGTCCGGAATGGGCGAAGCGTCAGAGGTAAAACGCCTGGGTGGTCAGGTTCTGAAATACACGGTGATCACTACCCTGATTGCCGCTACTGTTGCCCTGGTCCTTTACTTATTCATTGCTCCGGCGGGAAAGGCTGGTGCATTAGCCGGAGCCACCGAGCCTTCAGGCCCCTCTGGCAGTTATTGGTCTTATCTGCTCGGCGTGATTCCTGCCAGTTTTATCGAGCCCTTTTACACTCATAATGTGATGGGTGTGCTGTTTCTGGCCCTTCTGCTCAGTGCTGCCATTATGGCTCTGGAAAAGCGGCAAAAGGCTGTTTTGCATGCCTTTTTTGACAGTATGTTTGCTGCCATCATGAAGATGACCGGCCTGATCCTGAAACTTATGCCTCTGGCGGTCTGGGCATTTGTTAACCAGTTCATCCACGACCTGCACAGTCAGAAGGTTCTCCAGGACCTTGTTCTTTATCTGCTGTGCGTGGTGCTGGCCAATATCGTACAGGCTGGCCTTATGTTGCCGCTGTTGCTGAAATTCAAAGGCATTTCTCCCTGGCAAACCATGAGAGCCATGTGGCCAGCGCTAACCGTGGCTTTTTTCGCCAAATCGTCGGCGGCGGCTCTGCCCTATGCGGTTGATTGCGCTGAAAAAAACATGGGGGTTCAGAGCAAAGTGGCCCGTTTCAGCCTCCCTTTGTGCATTACTGTCAATATGAACGCTTGTGCTGCTTTCATATTGATAACGGTGCTGTTTGTTTCACAAAGTAATGGCGTCATGTTCTCACCCCTGGAGTTACTCTCATGGATCGTCATTGCCAGTATTGCCGCCATTGGTAATGCCGGTGTGCCCATGGGGTGTTATATGTTATCCAGCGCATTTCTTGCCGCGATGGGAGTGCCACTGCAACTGCTGGTTATTATTCTGCCGTTTTATGCGTTGATTGATATGCTTGAGAGTGCCATTAACGTGTGGTCAGACTCCTGTGTAACCGCTATGGTGAACGCAGACCTGTTACCCGCTGTGGAGTTGGCAGAGGGGGAGAGCCAGGTGGACCACAATGGCAGTGATCCGACCTGA
- a CDS encoding OmpA family protein produces MSLKRLFAVATLLMGSLLAGCQTTNPYTGEQQASKSTKYGLGGVLAGAAIGAIADGGDGALKGAIIGGAAGAGYGHYLDRQERVLRAELEGTGVQVYRQGDELKLIMPSNITFDSSKSDIRSAFYPVLGSVSKVFREYDRNMIEVVGYTDSTGGDKINVPLSQDRADSVANYIAFQGVSGDRIVAYGRGSADPIGSNKTAEGRAKNRRVEINLLPFQPR; encoded by the coding sequence ATGTCATTGAAAAGATTATTTGCCGTTGCCACCCTGTTGATGGGGTCTTTGCTGGCAGGCTGTCAGACAACCAATCCCTACACCGGTGAACAGCAGGCCAGCAAGTCAACCAAGTATGGCCTTGGTGGTGTTCTGGCGGGTGCTGCGATTGGTGCTATCGCCGATGGTGGTGATGGTGCACTGAAAGGTGCCATCATCGGTGGTGCGGCAGGTGCCGGTTATGGCCATTATCTGGACCGGCAGGAAAGAGTACTGAGAGCAGAACTGGAGGGAACCGGCGTACAGGTATACCGCCAGGGTGATGAGCTGAAACTGATTATGCCATCCAATATCACTTTCGACTCCAGCAAATCCGATATCAGATCGGCTTTCTATCCGGTGCTGGGTTCTGTGTCGAAAGTGTTCAGGGAGTACGACCGTAACATGATCGAAGTGGTTGGTTATACCGACAGTACCGGAGGGGATAAGATAAACGTACCTCTCTCCCAGGACCGGGCTGACAGTGTTGCTAACTATATTGCTTTTCAGGGTGTCAGCGGTGACCGCATTGTTGCCTATGGCCGTGGCTCTGCTGACCCTATTGGCAGCAATAAAACCGCTGAAGGTCGTGCCAAAAACCGTCGTGTAGAAATCAACCTTCTGCCCTTCCAGCCGCGCTAA
- the ribH gene encoding 6,7-dimethyl-8-ribityllumazine synthase: protein MGAGLPKTPEQFHKIPHARLAIIGSSWHSDCVDAMINRAQKELLALEVKPENISIHKVPGSLELPLAARLLFEKDPELDAILAFGVVLKGITSHDEMVLHGVFEGFMDVTERFGKPVINEVIGVDSVEDAQKRAGDDHMNKGVEAVYATSELLHWINQVKG from the coding sequence ATGGGCGCTGGCCTTCCTAAAACCCCGGAACAGTTTCACAAAATTCCCCATGCACGACTGGCGATTATCGGCAGCAGTTGGCACAGCGACTGTGTCGATGCCATGATTAACCGGGCTCAAAAAGAGCTGCTGGCACTGGAGGTCAAGCCGGAGAATATCTCAATTCACAAAGTCCCGGGCTCACTGGAACTGCCGCTTGCGGCACGACTTCTGTTTGAAAAAGACCCTGAACTGGATGCTATCCTGGCGTTTGGTGTGGTGCTGAAAGGGATCACCAGTCACGATGAAATGGTACTCCATGGTGTCTTTGAAGGATTCATGGATGTCACAGAACGCTTCGGAAAACCTGTGATCAATGAAGTGATCGGAGTAGATAGCGTTGAGGACGCGCAAAAAAGAGCCGGTGATGATCACATGAACAAGGGCGTAGAGGCAGTCTACGCGACTTCAGAACTGTTGCACTGGATAAACCAGGTTAAAGGTTGA
- the bioA gene encoding adenosylmethionine--8-amino-7-oxononanoate transaminase — translation MSPVITPEELVFDAEHIWHPYSKTINRVDMFPVVGAEGVYLHLNDGRRVIDGMSSWWCMVHGYNHPEMNAALKHQIDDFSHVMFGGLTHKPAIDLAKKLVAMTPEPMQTVFFADSGSVAVEVAIKMAMQYWIARERPEKNKMLTVRGGYYGDTTGGMSICDPDGGMHHWFTGILPQHYFVSRPECRFGEALAESHINELRQMLDQRGSQLAGVIIEPIVQGAGGMYFYSPEYLVRLRQLCDDYEVLLIHDEIATGFGRTGKLFACEHAGVVPDIMCVGKALTGGYMTMAATLCSEQVSRTISEHGPFMHGPTFMANPLACAAGNASLEILSRGEWRGQLTAIEQTLREGLVPCVDLPAVADVRVLGGIGVVELQEPVVMSEIQPLFVAEGVWVRPFGKLVYVMPPYVIASDELKALCSAICRVLHRVSC, via the coding sequence TTGAGCCCTGTTATAACCCCGGAAGAACTGGTGTTTGATGCCGAACATATCTGGCACCCCTACAGTAAGACCATTAATCGGGTGGATATGTTCCCGGTGGTTGGGGCCGAAGGTGTCTATTTGCACCTGAATGATGGTCGTCGGGTTATTGATGGCATGTCTTCCTGGTGGTGCATGGTGCATGGCTATAACCATCCTGAAATGAATGCGGCACTGAAGCATCAGATTGATGATTTCTCCCATGTGATGTTTGGTGGCCTGACCCATAAACCGGCGATTGACCTGGCGAAAAAACTGGTGGCCATGACCCCGGAACCGATGCAAACGGTGTTTTTTGCCGATTCCGGCTCTGTGGCTGTTGAAGTCGCCATCAAAATGGCCATGCAATACTGGATTGCCCGGGAGCGACCTGAAAAAAACAAGATGCTGACCGTCAGGGGCGGGTATTACGGCGATACAACCGGTGGCATGTCTATTTGTGACCCGGATGGCGGCATGCATCACTGGTTTACCGGAATTCTGCCTCAGCACTATTTTGTCTCCCGCCCTGAGTGCCGTTTTGGTGAAGCTTTGGCAGAGAGTCATATTAATGAGTTGCGACAGATGCTGGACCAACGGGGAAGCCAGCTGGCGGGGGTGATTATTGAGCCCATTGTCCAGGGAGCCGGAGGCATGTATTTTTATTCCCCGGAATATCTGGTGCGTCTGCGCCAGCTGTGTGACGACTATGAAGTTCTGCTGATTCATGACGAAATTGCCACAGGGTTTGGTCGTACCGGCAAGCTGTTTGCCTGTGAACATGCTGGCGTTGTTCCGGATATCATGTGTGTTGGAAAGGCTCTGACGGGTGGTTACATGACGATGGCGGCAACCCTCTGTTCAGAGCAGGTCAGCCGCACTATTTCTGAACACGGTCCGTTTATGCACGGCCCCACCTTTATGGCCAACCCACTGGCCTGTGCTGCCGGTAATGCCAGCCTGGAGATTTTATCCAGAGGCGAATGGCGTGGTCAGTTGACGGCGATTGAACAAACGCTCAGGGAGGGCTTGGTGCCTTGTGTTGACCTGCCTGCTGTTGCTGATGTCCGGGTGCTGGGGGGGATTGGGGTCGTGGAGTTGCAAGAACCGGTGGTGATGTCTGAAATCCAGCCGTTGTTTGTTGCAGAGGGCGTTTGGGTCCGGCCTTTTGGCAAGCTGGTGTATGTGATGCCACCCTACGTTATTGCCAGCGATGAGCTGAAAGCACTGTGTAGTGCTATTTGTCGGGTGCTTCATCGGGTTAGCTGCTGA
- a CDS encoding MBL fold metallo-hydrolase: protein MTNQPAFIRQTFPVGPLQCNCTIIGDPVTRKAFVVDPGGDPDIIMTKLRELDLQVVALIHTHAHLDHFLASGDIKKQTGAPIYLHEGDKFLWDNLEMQCRMFGVPYSPVPDPDYWLKDDEELPCCEGVAMHTPGHTPGSMCFWFEQPKLLIAGDTLFRRSIGRTDLWGGDYKAIERSIKQRLYTLDEEAIVVTGHGPDTTIGEEIRENSIIRG from the coding sequence ATGACAAACCAACCAGCCTTTATCCGGCAGACTTTCCCTGTTGGGCCTCTGCAATGTAACTGTACAATTATTGGTGATCCGGTCACCCGTAAGGCATTTGTCGTAGATCCCGGTGGCGATCCTGACATTATTATGACCAAGCTCCGGGAACTGGATTTACAGGTTGTCGCGCTTATCCACACCCATGCTCATCTGGATCATTTCCTGGCCAGTGGCGACATCAAAAAACAGACCGGTGCGCCCATCTACCTCCATGAGGGGGATAAGTTCCTCTGGGACAACCTTGAAATGCAATGCCGTATGTTCGGTGTTCCTTATAGCCCGGTTCCAGATCCTGATTACTGGTTAAAAGATGATGAAGAACTGCCGTGCTGTGAAGGTGTGGCCATGCACACGCCCGGGCATACGCCTGGCTCCATGTGTTTCTGGTTTGAACAGCCAAAGCTTCTGATCGCCGGGGATACGCTGTTCCGCCGGTCAATTGGGCGAACAGACTTGTGGGGCGGAGACTACAAAGCCATTGAACGATCGATCAAACAAAGGCTCTATACGCTGGACGAAGAAGCCATTGTGGTCACCGGACACGGTCCTGATACCACAATAGGTGAAGAAATTCGTGAAAATAGTATTATTCGCGGCTGA